The Carassius carassius chromosome 2, fCarCar2.1, whole genome shotgun sequence genome has a segment encoding these proteins:
- the LOC132107331 gene encoding sonic hedgehog protein-like, giving the protein MRLKTRVLLGSLLSLSLVVSGLACGPGRGYGRRRHPKKLTPLAYKQFIPNVAEKTLGASGRYEGKITRNSERFKELTPNYNPDIIFKDEENTGADRLMTQRCKDKLNSLAISVMNQWPGVKLRVTEGWDEDGHHFEESLHYEGRAVDITTSDRDKSKYGTLSRLAVEAGFDWVYYESKAHIHCSVKAENSVAAKSGGCFPGSALVSLRDGGQKAVKDLKPGDKVLAADGDGKLVYSDFIMFTDRDSATRRLFYVIETKEPVEKITLTAAHLLFVLDNSTDVLHSMTAAFASSVRAGQKVMVVDDSGQLQSVIVERIYTEEHQGSFAPVTAHGTIVVDRILASCYAVIEDHSLAHLAFGPVRLYYDASSVLFPQNFISQSNATLQQEGVHWYSKLLYHMGTWLLDSRMLHPLGMSVNSS; this is encoded by the exons ATGCGGCTTAAGACGAGAGTGCTGCTGGGGTCTCTTCTCAGTCTGTCCTTGGTGGTGTCCGGACTGGCCTGTGGTCCTGGCAGAGGCTACGGCAGGAGAAGACATCCCAAGAAGCTGACACCTCTCGCCTACAAGCAGTTTATACCCAATGTCGCGGAGAAGACCTTAGGGGCCAGCGGCAGATACGAGGGCAAGATCACGCGCAATTCGGAGAGATTTAAAGAACTTACTCCAAATTACAATCCCGACATTATCTTTAAGGATGAGGAGAACACGGGCGCGGACAGACTCATGACACAG AGATGCAAAGACAAGCTGAATTCACTGGCCATCTCTGTAATGAACCAGTGGCCAGGGGTTAAGCTCCGTGTGACAGAGGGTTGGGATGAGGACGGTCACCATTTTGAAGAATCACTCCACTATGAGGGAAGAGCTGTTGATATCACCACCTCTGATCGAGACAAGAGCAAGTATGGGACACTCTCTCGGTTGGCTGTGGAAGCTGGATTTGACTGGGTCTATTACGAGTCCAAAGCCCACATCCATTGCTCTGTCAAAGCAG AAAATTCGGTTGCGGCGAAATCTGGAGGCTGTTTCCCAGGCTCGGCTCTGGTCTCGCTCAGAGACGGAGGACAGAAGGCCGTGAAGGACCTGAAGCCAGGTGACAAGGTGCTGGCGGCGGACGGCGATGGGAAGCTCGTGTACAGCGACTTCATCATGTTCACAGACCGAGACTCCGCGACGCGACGCCTGTTTTACGTGATAGAAACGAAAGAACCCGTTGAAAAGATCACCCTCACCGCTGCTCACCTCCTTTTTGTCCTCGACAACTCCACGGATGTTCTGCACTCCATGACCGCCGCGTTTGCCAGCAGTGTCAGAGCCGGACAAAAGGTGATGGTTGTTGATGATAGCGGTCAGCTTCAATCTGTCATCGTGGAGCGGATATACACCGAGGAGCACCAGGGCTCGTTCGCACCAGTGACTGCTCATGGAACCATTGTGGTCGACAGAATACTGGCGTCCTGTTACGCCGTAATAGAGGACCACAGTCTCGCGCATTTGGCCTTCGGGCCAGTCAGGCTCTATTATGACGCGTCATCGGTCCTATTCCCCCAAAACTTCATCAGTCAGTCCAATGCGACTTTACAACAGGAAGGAGTCCACTGGTACTCCAAGCTCCTGTATCACATGGGGACGTGGCTTTTGGACAGCCGCATGCTTCATCCTTTGGGGATGTCAGTAAACTCAAGCTGA